The sequence GGACGCTAAGCAGAAGGCTGAGAGATACAGGGTCTCCGAGAGGACCAAGTTCGTCGTTTCCGATGCCAGAATGATCGACGAGGTACTGAAGGGCGAGGAGTTCGACGCCGTCATAATAGTTTCCACTTCTCTTGGCTACTACGATGGCACTACCGACGAGGAGATACTGAGGAAGCTCCGATCTCTGGTGAAGGACGGAGCCATCCTGATAATAGCGAACACCCTTCACAGGGAGACCCCGGACTGGAGGTACTGTAACAGGATATTCCAGAGGTATGGATCCCTAGTCCTAATGGAGGAGAGGAAGTTCGACCCACTGTGGTCGAGATTGACGTCCAAGTGGATCATCCTGAGGGATGACGGGGAGGGCAACCTGACCAAGGAGCTCGAAGTGAATACGGAGATGAGGGTCTACACACCCACTGAGCTGGCTGAGATACTCAAGAGATCCGGTTGGGGAGTCGACTCGATATACGGGGATATAAGGAGGATGGAGAAGTTCATTCCCCCATGTACTCACCTAAGTCTGGTCGCTAAGGCCATTCAGACAGGTTAGAAGGTTCCTAACCAGCTCCCTGAACAGCTCGTAGGGATCCACCTTCAGGCCGAACCTCGATTTGACCATCTCCCATCCTTTCCCCTGAAGCACCTTGGCGATGAGCACTGAATCCTCCAGCGGGGTCAAACATTCCTTCCCGAGCCAGAAATAGTACTTGGCCACCTCGTATATCGCATCAGACGCCAACTCGTATATGTAAGTCCCCTTCACGAAGCCGAGAAGCCTGCTCCTCTGAGGATGGCTGAGCTTTAACTTTCCAGACCTTATCGGGATTTTGAGGAGGTGCCTTGCAACTAGAGGATTGAGGGGGAAGTAAACGTCGTGGAGGCTGTTGAGCAGGCGCCTCTTGAACTCCTTAACAACCTCTCCAAGCAGGTTCTTCGCCTTCCCGCTCAGAGGCTTAACCACCAGTACACTGTACTCTCCTGTGACGGGGTTCCTTCTAGGACTTATGTGGATGGGCATGTAGCCGTTCCTCATCCAGAACCTCAGCAAATCGTCGGTGGCTCCGAAGCCAGCCCCCACCCAGTCGATCCCCTTGATCTCAGCCTCCGATTCCACCTCCTCTAGGGCCCGGGTCCCGAACCCCATCCCTTGGAGGTCCGGATGGGTGGCTATCCTCACGACCCTCCAGCCCCTCAACCTGCCGAAGGACTTGAAGTCGTAGTGAAGCACCACCCTAGATGGGATCATGTGGCCCGGTATATCCCTCTGACCCCTCACCATCTCCTCCAAGACGCTGTTGGGCAGGCCACCCTCCTCCGCTATGTGTAGGCTGACGACGGGTTCTCCTCCAAGCTTGAGGACCCGAGCGAAGTGATGAGGAGCGTCCAAGAGTGTCGCGAGGTCGTTGGGCCTGTTCCTGTAGTGGGCCAGCACGTAAATCCCGTAGAACTTCCGGAGGAAGTCCTCACTTACCTTCGACAGATCCAATCCTTCGTAAATGGCTTCCTCGGGGGAACCACTTGGAGGATCGCCTGGCTCCGCGTTGAGGAGGAGGAAGTCGTATAGCCACGTCTCGACCGGATCGCCAGGTGGGTACCTTATGGGCTCCTCCATCCTCTCTTCCGCGTACGGCAGATTGGAGTTCCTCACTCTCTTGAGGAATCTCAGGGTGAAGCCCCTCCCAGCCCCCTCGTAACCGTGCACCGTGCTCGAGAAGACAGCGAACCTGCTGGTGTGGAGGACCCTGAAGAGGGTAGATATGGGAATGGCAGCGGCCTCGTCCACTACCTTCAACTTGACTGAGACCTCGGCGGCGCTGTCAGGGGTGAGGAAGAAGACGTTTCGTCCCCCGAACTTCACATCTATGATATGCCCGTTTCTGATCAGGGGCTCGTACTTGACCCCCAAGTTGTCCAAGCCCTTCATCAGGAACTCAAAGAGCGTCTGGATACCCTCCAGATTCGGGGAAGTCACCACTGCCCTCTTGATCTTCGTCTTCGTGAGTATGTAGGCGAGCGCGATCCCTATAACGGCAGACTTGCCCCTTCCCCTGTTGGCTGTCAGTATGAACGCCCTCTTCCTCTCATTGACGGCCCGTATCAAGGAGGAGAGAACCCTCTGCTGGTCTAGGGTTGCGCAAAGGTCCATCATGGGATCGCCCGTTGTCTCCGGAGGTTTCCTGTCCTGAGAGACCTTACCAACGAGCCGTCCCCGCTCCTCCTCACCTAGCAAGAAGGTACCGGGTCTCCCCAGGAAGGAGAGGAATCTCGCCTTGAAGAGCTGCCTCACACCTCTCTCCTCGAAGGGAGGAACGATGAACCTCTTCTGGAACTCCGTCAGGATGGAGAGCCATTCATCAGCTGGGGGGATGGCGAACAGCACGAGCCCTCCTCCCCTAACTACCTCTACCAGTCTCCCCAAGTCGTTGGCACGGAACTGCCTAGAGAAGTCGGCTATCAGGACGTCCCAAGTACCCCCCAAGATGTCGCCCGTCTGATCGAAATCTATGGAGGTGAGGTTCCCCTCATCCAGATCCACCCTCTCGGCGCCGATGCCCCTGTGGGTAGCTAGGAGTATTCTCCCCCCACTGCGCCTGGAGAGCCACTCCTTAGCTATCTCCGAGGCCCTCTCTAGGGAATCCTCTCCGGAGATCGTTATTAGTCTCCTCTCACTGCTGGTGATTGCTTCCTCCACTATACTAGCGGGATCGATCACCTGCTTACCTCCCGTATAGCTCCCTTCTCATAGCCTCTAGTAATTCGTTCCTCCTGCCCGAGGCCTCCGCCGCTGTCTTAAACATGTTGGATATCGATGGCACTCTCTCCCTGAACTCTAGCTCTCTGCAGAAGTGGTGGTCCAGCACCAGTAGCTCCAAGGATGGGAGGTCCAATATCCTCCTCAGGTTCTCCTCCGAAACTCTGAGGCTTTCCCTAGAGTACCTGAAGCCGAGCATGTAGGTCATCGGCCCATCGATCACGGCGATGTGGGGATCGGCCTCCTCTATGAACCTCACCTGCTCATCCAAGGAGGGACCCTCCACGTCAGAGGAGAAGAGGAACCTCTCGCCCCCGCTCTCCACGAGGACCTCTATAACATACCCCAACCTGGTGTTGGTGCCGTGGGGAACCGCCCTGGAGAACCGGATGGATGTGGATCCGAACCTGAACTCCTTCCCATCAGCGAACTCTATTCTGTTGGGGAGCCCCTCTATGCTCTTGAGGAAGAGAGGGGCTCTCCCCACCCGCTGACTCCTGTTGATGTTCTCTTTAGGATGTTTGATCAGCACATCCTTCTCCTCGTACACCTTCAGGGGGACCTTGTGACCCAGATCGAAGTGGTCGTAGTGGTAGTGGGTAACTATGATGACATCAGAATCCAACGCCTCTTCCTCGATGACCTTAGATAGCTCATACATCCTCTCCACTTCCCTGTCGTGAGGGGGTAGGCCGAACCTCCTAGGAGCGAGGGCCACGCTGGGGTCTATGAAGATCTTCACATCCTTGGTCTCCACGACCGTGGCCATGCTCCTGGCTCCCATGCTGTCGAACGCGATCAATCTAAAGCTCAGCAATCGCGTCCCCTCCCGATGAGCTCCCTGACCGTCATCCCCTTCCTGCTGAGGTATGATAAGAGGCCTTTACTTATCTCACTGAAGACCTCCAATCCCTTAGCCATCACAGCGGTACCCACTCCCACGGCCTTCGCACCCGCCAGCAACATCTCGACTGCATCCCTCCAAGTTTCAACCCCTCCGGTACCTATCACATCCCCCAAGTGAGATATCTCGTACACAGCTCGAACCGCGATGGGCCTTATCGCCGGCCCGCTCAGGCCCCCCACCCCGTTGGAGAGCACTGGGGACATGGCCTCCACATCTATGTACATGGCCTTCACGGTATTGATGGCGGTGAGCCCATTGGCCCCGGCATCGATGGCCGCCTTGGCGAGGGAAGCTATGTCCGGAACCATGGGAGTGAGCTTCACCAAGAGGGGAATCCTCACACTTCCCCTGACTTCACTCACCAGCTCCTCAATGAGCTCTGGAGAGGAACCTATTTCCAATCCGTGCTCCCTAACGTGAGGGCAGGAGGCGTTTATCTCTATCGCATCGGCCCCAGCATCTTGGAGCCTCCCAGCGACATGAGCTACCTCCTCGGGACTCCCCCCACCTGCGCTCGCGATGACGGGAATGGTCAGGTAGGACTTGGCCTCCCTCAGCTCCCTCTCGAACTCATCAACTCCGGGATTCGGAAGTCCCATAGCGTTAATCAACCCAAAAGGGAGCTCGACGACCACGGGATTATAGTAACCCTTTGTAGGCTCAGGCAGGATGGTCTTGGTCGTCACGGCACCAGCACCTGCCTCCTCCGCCCTCCTGAGCAGTGAAGCTGCATTTCCCAACACGCCGGATGCAAGGATCAGTGGATTCCTCAGCTTGAGGCCAGCCACCTCAGTCTCCAGCAGCCCGCTTACCTCCACCCTCATCCGACCTCTCCAGCCTGAAGAGGAGGGAGAACTTTTTAGTGGTGCGGTAGGTCCTCTTCCTGCCTTCCTTAATCTCTCTTATCAGGCCCAGCTGGATGAGCCTCCTCAAGTGATCTCTAGCATTCCTCCCCCTGACGCGCACCACCTCGCTCAGGCTCACCGGTTCGTTGGCGGCTATCAGAGCCAAGGTCCTCATTTCAGATTTGGAGAGCAGTCTCTGAGGGAAGAGATGAGCCATATGTTCCTCGTATTCCCTCTTGAGGACCATTATCCAACCTCCCTCCACTCTCTCCACCCAGAACGGATGATCCTCCAGTTCCTCGTTGATCTCCGCGATAGCCTTCTCAACAGCCGGTCCGGACAGGCCCGTCAGCCTCTTTATCTCGCCCTCCGTTATCACATCCCCTGATGCGAATAGAGCCGCCTCCAGTAACCTCTTCGCCCTCTCCCACGATTCAGGTCCTCTCATTTGACAGCACCACGTAGATCTCATCGAAGGGCCTCTCCTGAACGAGCTCCACTTCTCCTCCCTTCTCCATGAAGAGCAACGCTATGAGCGTTGGACCTAACTCCTCTGAGGAGTTAACAAGCTCCCTTAGGGGGACCACCCCCCTACCCCTTCTCCTCAGGTAGATTATCTTCTCCTTCAACTTTTTGATTTCACTAACTAAATCCCACCTCGTGATCAGGGAGAGGTTAAGGGAACTGGCCATTCTTCTTATCTTCTTCTCGACCCATCTGAAGGCGTCGAGTATTTCCCCCCTGATGGGATACCTCTTAGGAGTCCTCCAAGTTCTCTGCACTATCACTCCCCTCTCCAACCTTCTCGGTCTGTAAATTCTCGAGGCGCTCTCCTCGGGTGGCCTGAGGTACCCTATCACATCCTCCCTGAGCTCCCTAGCAAGGCGGAAGATCCTCCTGCCCGCCCTAGCTATGTCTCTCGTCTCTATAAACTCCTTCCAGACTTCTTCTGGCCTCATGAAGCAGCCTCCTTCGTTACAGCCACGATCTTCGACTCACCGTTCCTCATGGTCACCCCTATCAGATGATCGGCCTCCTCCAGCGTCTCCTTCTTCAGGGAGATCGCTATGACTTGAGCCCTTTTAGACAGTTCCTTGAGAGCCCTAGCGTACCTCTTACAGTTCACACCATCCAGCATAGCGTCAGCCTCATCGAACACGTAGAGGGAGGAAGGTCTGAGCTTTTGGGCTGCGAGAATGAATGCCAAAGCGCTGAGAGATTTCTCCCCTCCGGAAAGGGAATCTATGGTGACCGGCTTCTTGTTAGGGAGGCTTACCCTCATCTCAAGTCCCCTCTCCGTGAGCTTGAGCTCCCCACCACCTCCCTCGAAGAGCAGCTTTATCTGTTCATCGAAAGCCTCCGACAACCTCCGAAGCGTCTCTTCTATAATACCTTCCCTTTCTCTGTCAAGTCTCTCGATAAGCTCCTCTATTTCCCTTTTTCTCTCGGCGAACTCCCGGTACTTCGCCCTAATTTCATCGAAAGCCCTCTTTCGAATCTCGTACTCCTCTCGAGCCTTGGGATTCACAGGTCCCATGAGCCTCAGCCTAGTTTGTATGGAGGCGACTTCGGAGAACGGATCGGGGACAGAGAGAGGTTCCACTTGCGCTAATTTCATCAACTCGGATTCAATTACCTTCATTTTCTCCTTGAGCCTACCCTTCTCCTCGCTTATCTCCTCCAGCTTGGAGAGATGCATCTGTCTCCTGTTGAGAACTTCCTGATAGGCCCTCCTAAGCATGGACACCTCTTTTCTGAGGGCCTCAAGGGCCTCCAGATTGGGATCTTCCTTAGGTAGACCCTCTAGCTCCTCCCTCTTACTGGCAGCATCCTTTTTGAGGTTCTTCAACTCCTCTTCGATCCTCTCCACCTCCTCCCTCAGCTTGTTGATCCTCTCAATGTCCCTCTCCGGCTTCCCAGCTAGGAGGCTTCCCTCCCTCTCCACGATCTCTCCCCTCAGTGTCACGAATCTCGCCCTGCCAATGAGATCCCTGGTGATGGCATCCAAGTCCTCCACGAGGATCGCGCTGAAGACCAATTTGGCGACGGTCTCAAACTTCCCATCGTATCGGAGGTAGCGGTAAAGTGGACCCAAGGTGCCCTCTACCTCTAGTGGGTCTCTCACCCTGATGACGTCCAAAGGAATTATCCTGAATCGACCTTTGACGTTCCTCAAGGCCTTAGCTATCCTCTTGGCCCCCTCTAGATCTTTGACGACGATGTCTCCCAACCTACCTCCTCCAACAGCCAGGTAGGGGATTTCATAGCCCTCCATCGGAGTTATCAGCTGAGATACGACGCCGAGAAAGGAGGGATCATCCCTGATGACCTCCGGTACATCTCTCACCCTCGCTAGGGCGTTTAAGGCATCTCTCTGGGCCTCTAAAGCCCTCTCCAACGTCTCTATTTGGTGAGACAGGGCTCTCAATTCCGCCTCTATCTGCTTCCTCCTCCTGAGGGGAGAGTCCTTCACTAGATCCTCAATTCTTCTAAGTTCCCTCTCCCTCTCCTCGAGCTGGGTCCTCAGGGAATCTATATCGGAGAAATCCTCCTCCAAATGTGCTTTGTCCAGGGATTCCAGTTTCTCCTGGATCTCCTCGAGTTGGACCATCAGCAGGTACTTCTTCACTCTCCTTAACCTCTCCTCCAACTCGTTCCTCTCCTGAAGAGCCTTTACTTCCCTCTCAGCTCTCCTCAACTCCTTTTCCCTCTCCTTCATCAGCACCTCCATCTCTCTCAGGGACTGATTGACCTCTCTCAGCTCTTCCAAGGCCTTCCCCTTCTTCTCATCGTACTCAGCCACCCCGCTTATCTCCTCCAAGAGCTTGGCCCTCTCCTTGGGAGACATTTCCACTATGGAAGTGATGTCCCCCTGAGTCACGAACGTGTACCTGTCGACCACGAAACCCATATCCGCGAGCAGATCCATGACATCCGTGGCGCTTCTCCTCCTTCCGTTCACCCTGTAGACGCTCTCTCCATTGGGTCTGATCTCCCTGCTCAAGCTTATCTTCTCAGAGGAATTCCTTATGAATAGGCTGACCTGCGCCGCGTTAGACCCCTTCCTGACTAGGTTCTCTATCTTGGAAGCCCTAAGCCTCCTAGCCCTCCACCCCATAACGAAGGCTATGGCGTCCAGTATGTTACTTTTACCCGAGCCATTGGGGCCTGTGATGGCCACTAGACCAGTGGGTAAAGGTATCGTAGCCCTCCGAAACGACTTGAAGTTGACCATGTGAATGCCATCGACAGCTGCTTTCATTCACCAGCGTCTTAAATGCTAGGAATTTAACCTTTACGTGGGAATCAGTGCGTATGCGAGTGAGAAGGCGGACAGATAAGCAACTCCCGACTCGATGGAGGCGCCCAAGGGCTTGGCGGAGGTTAGCGCGGAGATCAGCCCGGTCAATAGAAGGGTCAGAGGTAGATCTGTGGGGATCCGCATCGGATACAGCAGGGGAGAGGTGACGACCCTCATTAGGACCACGTTAGACAGACCGGTGGCGGAGGAGATAACTAGGGACATCGCCTTCATAGACCTCATGCGAGCCCTCCAAGCCGATGTTATGCGCTTGAATTCCCTCAACATGGTGGAGGTCCTCCTCATCACCCTAGCTAAGGTCCTCCTATCGGACATCTCCCGCAGTACATTCGCCCAAGGAGGGAGCTCCACATCAATGAGATCAACATCCAATACGAGGGGTTCATAGAGACCTAGGTGCCTCAGGGCGTAAATCCTACCACCGCCCCTCTCTAGGGTCGATGCTATGTAGTCCGCCGCTGCCGGGTCGTCAGATAGCATTTCAAGGGAAAGCCCTGGGATCAATGGGTACACCAAGGCTAGGGGGATGAGGTGAAAGGGCCCTATCCTAATCCCTCCCAACGAGAGGGCTACCGCTATTCCCACTGAGAGGGCCATCCCCAAGGTCAGGGAGAGATACATCCACCTCTCTCGCGCTTGAGCATCTGCTTCCAAGAGATGGGAAATAAGAGTGAGTGAGGACTTGAGCGATTCATCCTTATCCCCACCCTCCTCAATCCCAGACAGTAGGGATCCAGCCTCATCAATCTTCCTAGCTAGTGCAATGCCGGCCCTCTCACCCTCCACAGCCACCTCCTCATAGGCCGAGATGGCCCTAAGTCCTAGGGCGGGAGAGGCGCTCCAACCCAAGACCAGCCTCTGCACCAAGTCAGCTCTCCTCAAGTAGTCCCTTAATCCTCCTATAAACCTCTTCATTGGTCTCGGCGCCCTCCAGCCTCTTCACATGCATTAACCACTCGGTCGATGGACTCCCGGGATCATCCCACCCCCCATCTACCCAGCGCCTCATCTCAACGACCCTCTTATCCTCCATCCTCACCGCCAAGGTCCCTTCAGGAAGGCTCACTCCCCAAGAGGACCATTTCTGGATAAGACCCCGATAATCCTTAGCGTGGGTGGTCGCCATCACCTTCAATCCACTGAAGGAGGTGAGATCTAGGGCCTCGGCATGCTCCCTTCCCAAAATTTCTCCCAGAAACACCAGGTCCGGATTCCTGTGGAGGAGGAACTTGATGAAATCCAGCTTGCTAGATGTTATCTCATATGGAGTGTGATGCATCCCGTACCTCGTGAAGTCCTCTATCTCCCTCACCTCCTCGACGCTCACTATCCTCCAGTGCCTAGGAAGGCTCGCGAGCAAGGCGTTGGATAGCGTAGTCTTACCGACCCCCGTCCTGCCGAAGATCAATACTGGATCGCCCCTGTCCAGAGAGTCCAGCATGAGGGCCGCCTCGTACCAGGTCAGGGATCCCAGAGAAATGAGACGAGGTAAGCTCAGCCGCGACATGGCGCTCAGATTCCTCACATCCACAGCCCCCATCGATGCTGGAGGGAAGTCCAAGGCCATCCTGAAGTGGTACTCGCCCAATGTCAGATCGACTTCGTTGAGAGGAGAGCTGAAGTCCACACCAGCGTTCACATCAGCCTCCACGAATGTCATCAGCCTGCTCACCTCTTCTTGGTCCATCAAGTAGTTCTCCACTACAATCCTACCCAGCTCTACATGGTCCAAGTACAGAGGGCCATTGAAGTGAGCGTATACCTCGGTGACATCTGGAGTCATGGCTATGGCCAGAAATGGCCAAAGCTTCGTGGATCTAACGGAAGACTCCAGTGCCAATTCCTCATCTTCCAAATTCAATTCCCTCAAGATCTCATTAGCCCTGTCCACTCTGTGCTGGAGGGACTTCCATATCAGATCTCCTTGGGATCTGTAGTCACGGGAGTAGATACCCTTCACCATCATGGAAAGGATTATGGAAGCCACTTGCCTACCGGTACGTGATGTTAGCGGATGAGCCATGGCCTTCCTGCCCCTAATCTCGAGCGATCCTCCAAGGAAGGGTATATCCCAAGATATGGGCTGTCCTACAACTTCAATGGGTCTGCATTTCCTCCTGAGTATCCTTTGGGGGAAACCCAGTTTCATGCCGAGAGATGCTTTTAGGGCGTGCTTGCCGCACCTAGCTATGAGGATAGAGGCCAGCTCCAGTGAACGCTCCTCTCCCACTCCCAATAGCATGGGAATACCTCCTCATAAGGAGAGCCGCTAGAACGAGTCCGATCGATATGGAGAGGGAGTAAATGTCGATATCGTGGTCAGTGAGCACACGCACCCTTAGGGGCTCTTGGGAGGGGTTGTAGAGGACCAGATACGTTCTATCGCTGATGCTGCCGCACGTGACCCTTATAGAGCCATCACTCTTGATCAATTCTCCTCTAACTTCATTGTAACTTTCTATCTCGTACAGTGTAATTTGCCCATCGGAGGATGCTGAAAGGTTCCATTCACCCATTTCCACCGGTATTAGGGATCCACCGTCAGAGAAGTCGTAACTCCTCCTCCATACGGCGTCATAATTACTCACTGCCAGCTCAAGCCTGCTTCCTCTTACTTCCAGCAATGGGAATGAAACCAGCTCGTTAACGGAGCTCCCTCTCGATATCTCCCTTAACCTCATATCCCTAAGGTCCATGCATAAGCTTCCATTGGCTTGAAGGATCATCGTGCCTTGGCACTTGACTATCTCATAGGTCCCATTCTCCAACACTAGGTCTCCCACTAAGTTCTCCCTAGGGATTAGACCGTAGACTAGGAGAAAGGCGCCCAAAATCAATAATAGGAGAGGAAGGAGTTTGGTGAATCTCAAGATATCCCCCTCCTGATTACCAGAATCTCAACTAGAGAAACGGCCATTATCGCGACCACCAGTTCTACATCCCGGGATCCTGAGCGCTCCCTCCTCAAAACATGATATGAAGGTCTGAAGAGTTCTACCTCGTCCCTGTCCGGCGATATCTCAACCTGAGAAGGTACATTCAAGATCTCTAAGGTCCAACTACCGGAGTTGCTCCCATCCACATCCTCCACTGTAGCCTTTATCGGGTGCTGATCAGCATCGACGTCCCTAGGAACCTCTGTCATGTTCTTTCTTCCTTCCAGCGCGTACTCCCTCCCGAAAGCTGTTAGGACACCCGTCAAGGAACCTCCATCATTCTCGGAAACAACCATCCTGAGCACATCCCCTCTGTAGACCTGCGTTGGTAGGGTGAAGCCCACGAGGGATGGCTCACCTAGCGCTCCCACCGTGGAGTCCTTCCTAGAAATGGCAGTGACGGATAACTCGCCCATATCATCGTCCAAATCGTTCAATCCATCCACCTCTAGGAGGATCTCATCCCTCTTGCTGATCTCCCTAGGGGTTATGGATGGAGACCAAGAGGGGGGTGTGTACACGACGTGAGAGCTCCCCATATTCTTGCTGTCAGTGTCAGCGGCTCCATTAATCCTGCAGGTCACTTTTATGGTGGGGCTAACCCGCTCCTTGGCTTCTGCGTGCATGTAAATCCTGATGCTCCAGCTCCTTGTACTCATAGAGATCATCTTGGAAAGAACATCTATGTTGTTTCCAGAGGCCTCCACGCCTGGTTGAGTGTTCTGAGGATCGCTCGTCGTTAAATCAAACCAGAATTTTACGATGATCTCACCCGGCCTGGCCGCTTGGGGGAGTCTGCTCAGGGAGATTCTGGTTATATCTATACTGCGATCATCCAACGCGAGCGCCCTTCTCCGGATAGAAGCAAGGAAGAGCACTATAAATATCAGGAGGAACGGAACCAAATTACACTGAAGCTTCATCACACTAGGAGGGACTATCTCGTAAAGGAAGGTAACAGGATCAATCGAAAGGGAAAAGTATCACCAAACTGCGAGCACTATCATACTAAGGGTCCCACTGACCCCCTTCATGCCCCTGATCCTCTCGATCGTCTGATTGAGGCTGACGGTGTCGGGACTAGCTATCTCCACAGCTATATCATACTCCCCGGTCACTTCACATGCCTTGACGACATCTCCTAGATCGGAGATGGTCTTAGCGATCTCAGGAATGTTGTGTCCAGGCCTCACTTTCACGAGAACTATTGCCTTCATTCCAGATTCGCCAATCTCGACCGTGAACCTCTTTATCACACCGCTCTTAATCAGCTTGCTGACTCTCTTCCTGATGGTCGCCTCGCTAACGTTCAATTTCTTCGCAATTTCAGTGTAGGGAGTTCTCGCATCCTTAATTAACATCTCTAAGATCTTCCGGTCCATCTCATCCAGCAACAGGCTCCCCGGGAATAGGGTCATGATAAGTAATTAATTTGTCTAGATTGATCGGCTCTTCGTGACTATAGGATACGATCATCGCACCTCACCACAGTTGCCAAGAGTTTGAGAAGCCTATAGGACATACCCCAGACAACATAACCGCAGCAGGAGATGGCCCTGACTAGGATATTCCTCCCGGGGATGAAAGCGAAACCTTCTCTCATATCCCTTAGATCCATCCAGAAGAGGCCCTCAACTTCCTCCCCCACCTTAGGGCTAACCTCGCCCACCCTAAAGACGAAGGGTACGACCCGCATCCTTCTGCTCAAAGGAGATATCACGGGCATCCTCGCCGTCAGGGACTTGGGATCCAGTGAGAGATCGACTTCTTCCCTCACCTCCCTAATGGCTGTATTCAGGCAGCTCTCATCCTTTGGCTCCACACTTCCTCCCGGAAAGCTGACATTCCATGAGAACGGATCCCTAGGATCGGGTTTCCTCCTAATCATCAGGACCTTGCAGCCTTTGAGGAGTATCCCCACCGCCGCATCGCATTCCATACAACTATCAATAGTTTAAATTCCGGAGAGTAATAAAGGGTTGAGA is a genomic window of Thermoproteota archaeon containing:
- a CDS encoding ATPase, T2SS/T4P/T4SS family, translated to MLLGVGEERSLELASILIARCGKHALKASLGMKLGFPQRILRRKCRPIEVVGQPISWDIPFLGGSLEIRGRKAMAHPLTSRTGRQVASIILSMMVKGIYSRDYRSQGDLIWKSLQHRVDRANEILRELNLEDEELALESSVRSTKLWPFLAIAMTPDVTEVYAHFNGPLYLDHVELGRIVVENYLMDQEEVSRLMTFVEADVNAGVDFSSPLNEVDLTLGEYHFRMALDFPPASMGAVDVRNLSAMSRLSLPRLISLGSLTWYEAALMLDSLDRGDPVLIFGRTGVGKTTLSNALLASLPRHWRIVSVEEVREIEDFTRYGMHHTPYEITSSKLDFIKFLLHRNPDLVFLGEILGREHAEALDLTSFSGLKVMATTHAKDYRGLIQKWSSWGVSLPEGTLAVRMEDKRVVEMRRWVDGGWDDPGSPSTEWLMHVKRLEGAETNEEVYRRIKGLLEES
- a CDS encoding Lrp/AsnC family transcriptional regulator, producing the protein MTLFPGSLLLDEMDRKILEMLIKDARTPYTEIAKKLNVSEATIRKRVSKLIKSGVIKRFTVEIGESGMKAIVLVKVRPGHNIPEIAKTISDLGDVVKACEVTGEYDIAVEIASPDTVSLNQTIERIRGMKGVSGTLSMIVLAVW
- a CDS encoding NUDIX domain-containing protein; its protein translation is MECDAAVGILLKGCKVLMIRRKPDPRDPFSWNVSFPGGSVEPKDESCLNTAIREVREEVDLSLDPKSLTARMPVISPLSRRMRVVPFVFRVGEVSPKVGEEVEGLFWMDLRDMREGFAFIPGRNILVRAISCCGYVVWGMSYRLLKLLATVVRCDDRIL